One Phyllopteryx taeniolatus isolate TA_2022b chromosome 20, UOR_Ptae_1.2, whole genome shotgun sequence genomic window, CATCCCCTGTCCTTTGGGGAGGTTGAGGACTTCGTAAGCATCATCTATAGACATGGTGGGGGGTTTCTTCTCCACCTCCCTCTTCCATGCTTCAAGGGTGTCCTTAAGCAGCTTCACCTACAGGGTTAACGGTGTTAAAACGAGTGTGTTCCTTGAGAAATGAAAGCAAGTAAAGGTACATACAGCATCTCGAATAGGCCAATTGGGGAAGTTGACAGTGTCACACAGGTGTCTGAGGTAGTAGATGTTGCAGAAGAGCTCGTTGTCCAGCTGGGGGAAGCTGATGACGGGGATGGGGCAGTACTGGTAGAGCGCGCGCGTGTTGCTCTGCAGCCTCGGGCTAAAGTCAGCAATGTGGGCGGCGATCTTCTCAATCATCATGCGCCTGAAAGAGAGAAACTGTCACTTGAAATCCAACGCCTATGTCGATGCATCTCCAACTGAGCACATTCGGCTCCGACCTCATCTCGCAGCTCCAGATTGCCTCGGGGGTGTCGAATTCGCCGAGGAAGATCTCCGAGAAGCGCTCGGCCTCGTAGTTCTCCAGGTAGCACACCATTGCTTCGGGGAGAACTGGTCCCAGAACGCTGCGTTGCACAATGTCCTGACCTTTGGACTAAGGACACAAGACGGGCGTCATTTCCAATGGACAATTGGATTTAGAGTAAACCCTTGCCGATTCGTGAATTTTTCTGTAGAACATAACTAAAACTATAGCGGTGCCTTGGCTTGACACAGACGTACTACACGAAAATTTCATAATGAAACAAAGAAGACCATCGCAACAAAGCTGCAATATTATTCGTCTTTTTTGCAAAGAATAAGGAAAACACGCctttaagtattgttgtatgctctatCTGCAGCTGTTGCTACCGTTTGtgatatttaagtgttttgggatcatagtttggggtatatttGTATCTCTATTATAAATGTAAGACATCTTTACCTCTTCTGATTTAAAGGCTTGTTTTAAGTGAGTGTACTTCAGGAacctaaaagaagaaaaagttcaTATCATACTTGATTCCTCCAACAGAGCCACATTGTTTAATCAGATGAACAAAAGCACATTTTGTACCTCGCAACAGGAAGCACGTTGGAGCCCGTGTACATCATGACGAAGAAGAAGACTCCGGTCAAGTAGAGCCGCTGCAAATTGGGATTGTCCTGCATCACCAGGTGCAGGACATTGGCCACCTTTTCCACCAGTATGGGGTCAAACGTCAAgagaagcttaaaaaaaaaaaaaaaaagaagaatgatCTTAAAAGATGTAATTGATTTAAACACTACAAGTGTCTATTTACTAGATGAATCACATTGTACCTGAACAATATGAGGCAGGCAAGCATTGTCAGTTATCATCCTCTTGATCTTTGGTAATGGGCGAATAATGGCGTTGTCTTGatccctggaaaaaaaaaaaaaaaaaaaaaaggtcaatcattttaataaattatggaATAATATCATAATGATACATCCCAAAAGCCCCAGAGACCTGCTGGGGTAGTAGGAGCACATGGTGATGAGCATGTTGAGGATGAGTGTGGCCAGGTCCGACTCGTTCATCACCGCTTGCCCTGTGGCCAGCAGGCACCACTTCAGCTGCGGTATGGCCTGCAGGGGGCGCCAACCGTCCATGCCCTGGGCCCAGCAACGCGTCTTGGCCGACAGGACGCCCGTGGTCCAAAACTCCTGCATCTGATATCAGGTCATATGGTAAAAAGatgttattaaaatgtataaaaagaaAAGTTAAGTACATTCCCTGTGAATTTGACTAGgatttgtgatttttaaaagGGGATACAGGAAGTACTCGAGTTACAACGCACTCCACCTAcaacgtttcgactttacgatgcccgtgcctcgtccgccattttctCACAAGACCataagtgtttctgcttagctagtgcatagtgcttgtctgtgtttgtgcgccgggagtatctttgtctttttcgccctccttttttcacactctcagcagtaatggtaagtacagcatcttattttttttttattttaatgtattttagtttctttatacaaagtgttaaccTATCCTGCTACAGTCACCTGACCTCCCTTCTCTcattgcacagctgagctgggtggcggcaacaataaagacacgaagcaccgatttgctgctttaatggctttattagctcctctgcacattcgacgtcaacgggtcctccgctaatcgctactcttccccggtcgccgtcactacacttgctactgtacactcGCACcagcgcgcactccttcctccttcgcagtcccatctcactcacacatcgatgcacacgcccacacactaagcttgctgtcacaatcacgtgggacaatacccataACAGAAGtgtttcgccgtaaatttcgactttaacagTGAAaaccgacttacgcggaaaatcgtgttacgtcgccagcgtaggaacggaactcgttcgtgaatcgaggacttcctatattgtgtctgtgagcgagtcGCTCTGAATTGTGCCAATTTCCATAATAAAAGTCCATCTTCAAATTACTCCGTCCCTGACTAGGAAGCTAGGCAGGGCCAGGATCTTAATCCAtggggtattttgacagaaaacaaaacaacaacaaaaaaaacatctgatttTAAAAAGGACTGCACACCTCTTCAAAACTGAAAGGTCCTCTTCTTTCCTTGTCTGCATTCCCAAAGTACCACTCCTTTTCACTCTCTCGCTTCATGTCAGGCGCTGCTTCCAAGACGTTGCTCTGGGGAAAATCCGGGACACACGTGCATTCAAAGCAATTAACACACAGTCAAGTTTGTAACGTCGGAAATCGAGCCTATAGATGTTTACCTGCAGCGGCACCGTAGCTCTGCTGGTATGCAGATGGGCCAAGGTGAGCAGGTCCACCAGGATGCGCACCCCATTAGAGTCCATTATGTCTCTGACGTTTTTCTACAGGAAAGGAAAAAGTGTGTTTAGTAAATCCTTATTGCGGAGAGAGATCGATGCTATAGGTAGCTCACCCTGTTGAGAATCAGCTTGTTCAAAAAAAGGATGAGCCTGTCTCTTTCTAGTTTGTCCGTACACTGCAAACACACAATTTCCCATTTATTAAAAAGTGGCAACACAAAAAGTAAGCGCCTTAGCCGCCTGCACTCACGCggtccagcatgcccacgatgAATTTGGTGTCGGTGAAGGGGCCGATCTCTTCAAAGCACTTGCTGTACACTATGGCGAGCGCCTGGAGGCATAGGCACTTCATCGTGACTTTAGGCGTGAGCAGAAAGCGGTGGTAGAGCTCATTGAAGAACTCATACCTAGAAGGCAGACACGCAAGAAGTCACCCTTTACAATAAAGAGTGGAAATATTAGAATAGTTTTTCAGCTTACGATCTCTTGATGGCACTCGATTCCTCATTTTCATCCTCCTCCAGCAGGAGGCGCAAGTAATAGTCACCAATTTTGATCTCATCGGAAAGGCACTCGTATTTCACCTGCCAACATATTATTTTGAGTTTCCTCTGTTGTGTGAAggcaaaatgttgaaaaagctCTCATTTAATCAGAGTATTGTGTGGGCACGAACCTCAAACTCCTGGTGGTTCCAGGAGATAACGGTCGTGTTCCCGAGCTCACGGTCAACGTTGAAGGCGCGCATCTCCCCTTCCAGCGCGTCCCGCAGCTCTTCCCTGGTCTTCAGGTTCCAGATGAGGTTGGAGCGTGCGTGGTCAAGCTGGAATCTGGATATGGCAATGCAACTCATCATTGTGCCGCTCCTCAGTAAATAGACTTAGGGTTCTTGTTGCAGACAGTTGTAGTACCTACCTGTAGTAGAAAAGCTCCCAGTTGGCTTCGATCTTGATCCGCTGTCGTCTCTTTCTTAGGATGACCGGCTTCTGATTGGGATTCTGCAAAAGATGAAGAAATTAACGTCTCCAAGTGCTTCTTTCAACActgcaaaacatttaaaatgtgtccaCTTTCACTGTATGGGGATGAAGAAAAGCATGGAATGAACAGGCATGAATGGACACCTTGCATGGAGGAGACAGACATTTTGAGAGGCAGCATCAGagtgaagagagaaaaaaaaaaaaaaaaaaagacaaaatggcaCCAAAAGCAAAGCCACCCATGCACATTTATACAAAGTTATGAAACGCAAACTCCAAAATTCAATGTAGAGCGAACCCCCGTTTATTCCGTGGGATATGTTACAGAACCACCCGCAATATGTGacaatacagcaaaaaaaaaaacaacaacattgttttaaatagaTCTTTTATGTAGTCAACCATgctttaaacatatttgaaacacacttttaaacgTATTGAAAACACGTGTGAACAAAAGAtgatgtatagaaaatactgtacatattgtaatgTCTATGTAAATACACGTGTAcacctttaagaggcggggtctGGTGGGGTGGCTTGacgtctgcgtgtgagcgtttgGCCGTGAGCTGTGGCCAAAAGCAGCTTCTGTGTGTGCTCGTGTTCTACTGTTGTCCAAgtgtttaaaattatataattattattaataatcatTATTGAATTTGTAATGAGAAGATGGAAGCATGAATGCTTGACTGGAGAGAGAGAACACGAGAgaaaaagcagaagaaaatggcacGGATCCTGTCAGTTGGGCCTTACTCACCAGGTTATTTCTGTCCTGCTACAATAGTTTGACAGCAGAAAGGAGGGGCAGAGAcaacacagtaattattgtacgATGCATTAAACACAACAAGATGGTGGCTTTTTTTTCGTGGGGTAGCTTTTTAAGAAGCCCAAGTTTAGCCGCAGGCCGAATGACAAGTAAAATCCTCCTCACCTCCTTCTGGGCAATGCCCATCTTGTCCCTCCAGTGCATGAGGACCAGATCTGCCTTCTCCTTGGCAAACTTCTCCACCTCTTTGGCTGCTTTACCGGCAATCCGCTGCCACTCGGCCACCTTGTTGCGGTTGAGTAGGTCCTATACCAGGAGAAAAATAACATCTCTAATGGAGGGTAGGCAGATCGTGATGTCACGTCAGGTCGCCTTGTTACCGTGGCAATTTTCAAGTTATCTCGGACGTGCATTCGATCCACATCTTTCTCCGGTACTGGCTCGGGACTGTCCATGTAAGCAAGTAGGCCCGTCGGCTACAGGTTAAACAAAAGAGACATTAAGCTGGCTAATAAAACTTTGTACACTGACAATTGGAAATCAGCCAAAAATCCCCACCCTTGGAAAGTttcattacatttacaataacacacctaaaaatggttttattaaaaaaaaaaaaaaaaaaaaaaaggtatcttGGTGGACACAAATGGCCAGCTTAGAGCCCAGAGTTAAATGTTACCAATATTCTCTTGAGGAGGTTCATGGCGACGGGGTTCTCTGCAGTCCACAATCCCACCAGGTGACGACTCAGCTGTCTAAATCGACCAAAACAGCAAACATGTTCAGTCGCAGGTCTATTTGGCTGCCCGTGAGTGTGTTAACGGCGTTCTCTCCGACCTGTTGGTGAGCATCCTTTGGTCTGCGCTGATGGTGAACAACGAGGTGTGCAGATGGCGAGGAAGGGCCCCCTCACTCAAAGCCAGATCCTGCATCTTGGTGGCGATTTCCTTGTCTCCTTCCTGTATGCGAACACGCGTGAGCGAGTGACCACGCGAATACAGAAATGAAATACATTAAGTATTTACTTCACATTACCTCAATAATGGCCTTCATCACCAGACCCGCTCCCTTCACGATAGCCATTGAGGGATGCTAAAAGGGAAAACGAGGAAATACTGAAGTGAATGAATTTCAAATACAACTCCAGCATTCAATCACAGCAAATAATGGCATTATATGAAAAAGTTAACAGATAACTAGGATTTTACAATGGTAAACGGGCTGTATACAGACACAAATTTTGCTAAGTTTGTATTCGATTCTGAACATTTTTCATATTATGGAATTtaacaccatttaaaaaaaatccaggttAGTGTAACAATTACTTCTGACATGATAaaattaaatgataaaaaaattaaacatcattttatttacaataacaataatttttgtatcatttattctaaaatgtaatggttttaaaaaaaggatcatTTAAATTTTCACAAAATATCCAGAAAATTGTTTTGCTaatttaaagttattttttattttattcttaaaaaaaaatctgccaaaattgttttttttttttttttttaaattgtttcatgttttttttttgctttacataCCGTTCTTGATAGCCATTCTGAAATGTAATGGTATTTCAAAAATCCATGTTGGCATCCAAAAACCCGTGACAGAGTTAGTGAATATACATTTTCCAGACCTGGAAGAGTTTGAAGAGCGCACGTCCATTGGAGGCCACCATCTCCAGCAACATGTCGAACTGCTGGCCCTCGGTGGTCTCGCTGTAGGGGGCGCACAGGGCGAACGTTAAAAAATCCAGCAGCGAGCTGATGACCAAAGCCCCTGTTCCGTGGtcctggaggggaaaaaaaaggtttgagtaAATTGAATTAAAACCATTCTTCATTTTGACCAGAGTAGAACTGGATTTACCACATTGGTAATGAATTTTTCAAGCAGGTTTTCCAGGAACTTCTTGGACGACAGCAGAGACGCCTTGTTGAGCTGCTCCTGCCTCAAGTCGTAGTCGTCATGCATGGGCTAGTTGAAGGATTAGGAAGTGGTTTTCAAAGAGGGTCTTTGTGTGGTGGTGTGCAAAGACAATGAAACGCTACTTACACACATCAGGGCGCAGAGCATGTCAATAGCAGCGTGCGTCACACTGTTGTTGTTCCTCTTTAAAGCTTTGACCGTCTTTACTCCTAATTTTTCCCTGAACCTGGAACAGATAaacgttgttgttttggctCGGACAAGACATTGGACGAATGCAGGATTATTGAAAAGCGGTCAATATTGTGTGAATTATGGggttttgtttatgttgttCATAGATTAAAGAGGACATATTagggaaaattgactttttaactgCTTGTTTACAAATAGTTGAGCTTCTGGAATGCCTGGCCACCCATCAAGTCTGAAATTGAGcaaccaagtaaatattttgttcgCTGCCTGGTTCTGCAAATGTGAAATTTGCCAAATGATGAAGCTCAAAGTCCCTCGATTTGTTACTTGAAAACTAGTCGGTAGAGAGGTcggaaaaaaagtcactgagttGGTAACAGCGAATAGATGCCACTTGCCTTGTTCAGCCTCATAGCCCGGCAcctagtcgtcatggtaacgaaagctgTATACCCAACAGTATAATGGGGAGGGGTTAACTGTAGCTGATTCGCATGAGAAAGGGTTGTCCCCTCCAATCAGGCCAATTTCAGCAATACGGGTGCGCAAACTGTAATTAAATCTTGCTCCTTGGGGTACTGTGGCGAAAGTAGGTCAAATGTTATTAACACGCCTGggaacagttttaaattgtgacgaaaattcataataattatatatatatatatatatatatatataattaataatgtGGTTACATGTGGCGAAACATGACTCCTTTCAGGATAAAACAGTTGTCTCTCTGTGCATCTATAACTCggcattttcaaaatataaaataatacacctgTTCCTATCATACATCTCAGTGACCCAGAAAGACgacaaatataaaaagatagagacaaaacaacaaaagaaggcAAATTGAGGCTGACAGAGCAATTAGGCAGAAAAGAGCCTTACAAAGAGAACAAAAATAGTATTGATTGAAAGCAAGCTAAAAGAGGAGCACAAGCGGGAAAGAGATGCAGACGCCGGGCAGACTGAGATGTATGGATACATATTTACGTTCCCTCTGTGACTCCAGACCCTTGACCAGACCTTGGAATGACAGAGCATGCCTGTTACCAGCAGCTCAGCAAACACCAGGCAAGGCGTGCGCCACTATGACGGCCCTTACTTTGGCAGCTGAGTGAAGGCCTGGAAGCCGGCCTTGGAGGCCACCAGGCGGCGGATGGCCTGGAAGTGGCTCTCCAGCTCGGCGTTGAGCACGGGAAGCTCGGCCTCTTGCGACAGCAGAGCCAGAATGGCGTTGTTGATGAGCTTTTCTTTGTTCTCCGAGAACAGGCCCTTGAAAAGAGAAATGGGACGGTGAGCTACTCGAAGGAATTTGGACACAGACAGACTTGAACACACTCACGTCTTGCGTTACTGCGTGCAACACGCCACTGTAGGATATGTTGGCGTTGAATCGGAATACTGCGTCGGCAAAGTTCCCATCTGAGACACAAAATATACAAGTAGGTGACTGCAAAATTATGTTAAAAATACAGCCACTTCCATGTCAGTTTCTGGACGACTCGGTAACTGTCAAAGTAGCAATGAAAATTTGGATCATTTTTCATATctctgtagaaatgtttaaatctcaaCTTGAGACTTATTCACTTATACACTCTTGCATTTGGTTAAACTACACCTAGAATCCAACTAGTCTCTCAACCTGCCTCACcctctggattttggcctgttttactgccgcttctccACCCacccaaccacacacacacacacacacacgcacggttGAAAAAACTGTTAAAAGTAGTTTTTGGGTATGAAACTTCAGTTTGgcttaataaatgtaataaatatacaatgctttattttacatatttgcaAGTTGCATTTGTAAAGACATGAAACAATGTTGGCTGACCCAGTAAAATTATTGCCGCTCCTGAGAAACAACAGAACGGTTAACACACACATGGTGAagtgtgtgtaaatgtttcCTCTTTACGCAACAGAAGGGTTCATGGATGCGAAGAGTTGTGACTCACTCGGAGGCGCCGCCAGGAACTTGAGGTGCAGACTCTCCACCTCCTCGTCCACGGGCATGCTCAGGAGACCCCATCGCTGGCCACGCCGAGTGGGGGCCATCTTGACGCACACATCCCTGTTCCCTGAAGCGCGCACGCCATCCAGCAGGCTGGCCAACAGAGAGTCCCTGAAGAACGGGGAAGAGACTGGATGACCTCATGGAATGGTTTTGAGGCAACGACGcagcatgttaggttcattgaagactctaaattgtccttcagtgtgaatgtgagcgtgaacggttatttatctatatgtgccctgccattggctggagaccagtccagGCTCTACCCTGCCTCTTGACCAAATTTAGCTGGGATAGAATCAAGCTAACCCATGCTAGTTCATGAGGACAAGCTCTACAGGAAAAGAATGGATGTACATACCGTTCTGTGGAGGAGAACTTTCTGATCTGGCCTCGGATGAATTCGACTGTAAACACCTGAGGGTTGTCGACATCACAGATGAGAGCAAACACCTGCAGGAAGTATGGAGAGGAGAGAGAATCCCACAGATTAAGGCCCTTCATTCAAgatgtcattgtatcagcattgcCACATTACTGATATTCTTACATTACTCAGTGactccatttacttttttttttgttaatgtcctaaatgtattgTATATGTGGTCATAGTGAACTGTTTGCGGTAGTACCAGAGTGGCTTCAACTTCCGGAAAcaaattctttgtttttttgtttttttaacatacttggccaatgaTGATTATTCATGATGATTAATATATAAGACAGTCACACGTAATGAAACATTTCACTCTGCTGTCATCGCACCTCTCCGAAGGGTTTGATAGTGACGATGTTGTAGGAAGCCGGATCCCTTTCCACCAAACACGTCTCAGTCAGCGCCAAGATGCGCTTCACAGGCTCCtggaagaaacaaaacatttcacttcagacaagaagaagaaatgagtAGAAACTAGGTGGACCAATGAAATGGTGTCCTGACCGAGTGGCGCCGGGTGATCTTCTGCACCACAAACTCGGCCAGCGACGTGATGCTCTCGTCCGAGCTGTACTTCCCCAGCCGGTCCGTCACGAAGCtctcgaaggtgagcgcctcTTTCCTGAGCCGCAGCATGATACCGATGAAGTTGCCCGCATGCTCGATGGCACTGCGGATGATGTCGTCCCGGTGTTCGGAGGCAAACAGATGCTGGGGGGGGAAAGCGTGAGATAAAACATCTGCTTTCATATTATGAACAAATTAACTAACCACATGCATACACTAGGTATGGAATGATTTACTGTATGCAGataaaccacaataaaaacattattttcatttcattgcatCTCTAGCGAGCGTACCAGCCTGCTGAAGCCGCCATAAAGAATGCAGAACCCGCCCTGGTAGTCTGAGATCTCCACGAAGCCCTCCATGTTGCGGTAGTCGTAGGAGCACAGCACCCGGTTGGTGTGCGGGTCGATCTGGTCGATGCCGCCCGGCGTCACCTCCAAGCTCACGGGCTTCCGCGTGTCGCTCCAGTGGTGCTTGTAGCAGTTGTACCGCTGGTGGCCATAAAATGAGATATGCTAAAATGAGATTGCTTGTTTGTAAGCAAGATTTTGGTGCGGCTCAGGATGAAAGTACATAACGAgctttattttcactttcattttGTCTGATACAATACGCTTACATTGGGGACAAGTGATGCAATGACCAAATAGATCCAGCAGATAGAACTGCGGTGGAAAAAAAGCTTCCTATGTGTTCCTTCCTATGTGTATGCACATTGCCGTCACATACAGGACTAGAGGGGAACagctaaaaaaattt contains:
- the LOC133470065 gene encoding dnaJ homolog subfamily C member 13-like isoform X3, which gives rise to MNVLKDNKDLACYYTTKHSWRGKYKRVFSVGTHGITTYNPTTLEVTNQWPYGDICGIGPVGKGQGTEFSLTFRKGTGKKSETLKFSTEHRTELLTEALRFRTEFSEGKITGRRYNCYKHHWSDTRKPVSLEVTPGGIDQIDPHTNRVLCSYDYRNMEGFVEISDYQGGFCILYGGFSRLHLFASEHRDDIIRSAIEHAGNFIGIMLRLRKEALTFESFVTDRLGKYSSDESITSLAEFVVQKITRRHSEPVKRILALTETCLVERDPASYNIVTIKPFGEVFALICDVDNPQVFTVEFIRGQIRKFSSTERDSLLASLLDGVRASGNRDVCVKMAPTRRGQRWGLLSMPVDEEVESLHLKFLAAPPNGNFADAVFRFNANISYSGVLHAVTQDGLFSENKEKLINNAILALLSQEAELPVLNAELESHFQAIRRLVASKAGFQAFTQLPKSGQGSGVTEGTFREKLGVKTVKALKRNNNSVTHAAIDMLCALMCPMHDDYDLRQEQLNKASLLSSKKFLENLLEKFITNVDHGTGALVISSLLDFLTFALCAPYSETTEGQQFDMLLEMVASNGRALFKLFQHPSMAIVKGAGLVMKAIIEEGDKEIATKMQDLALSEGALPRHLHTSLFTISADQRMLTNRQLSRHLVGLWTAENPVAMNLLKRILPTGLLAYMDSPEPVPEKDVDRMHVRDNLKIATDLLNRNKVAEWQRIAGKAAKEVEKFAKEKADLVLMHWRDKMGIAQKENPNQKPVILRKRRQRIKIEANWELFYYRFQLDHARSNLIWNLKTREELRDALEGEMRAFNVDRELGNTTVISWNHQEFEVKYECLSDEIKIGDYYLRLLLEEDENEESSAIKRSYEFFNELYHRFLLTPKVTMKCLCLQALAIVYSKCFEEIGPFTDTKFIVGMLDRCTDKLERDRLILFLNKLILNRKNVRDIMDSNGVRILVDLLTLAHLHTSRATVPLQSNVLEAAPDMKRESEKEWYFGNADKERRGPFSFEEMQEFWTTGVLSAKTRCWAQGMDGWRPLQAIPQLKWCLLATGQAVMNESDLATLILNMLITMCSYYPSRDQDNAIIRPLPKIKRMITDNACLPHIVQLLLTFDPILVEKVANVLHLVMQDNPNLQRLYLTGVFFFVMMYTGSNVLPVARFLKYTHLKQAFKSEESKGQDIVQRSVLGPVLPEAMVCYLENYEAERFSEIFLGEFDTPEAIWSCEMRRMMIEKIAAHIADFSPRLQSNTRALYQYCPIPVISFPQLDNELFCNIYYLRHLCDTVNFPNWPIRDAVKLLKDTLEAWKREVEKKPPTMSIDDAYEVLNLPKGQGMHEESKIRKAYFRLAQKYHPDKNPDGRDMFEKVNKAYEFLCTKSARVLDGPDPENIILILKTQSILFNQHKNELEPYKYAGYPMLIKTITMETQDDLLFSKTSPLLPAAAELAFYTVNCSALNAEELRRENGIEVLLEALSRCVSVLTASSKADDMAVQVCGHVCKCYSVAAQFEECREKMIELPYIIRDLCHILYYGKGLPKTAALAVQCVSSFAVDFFLQTQLYHAGILWHLLVHLFNYDYTLEESGVQTSQDSNQQEVANHLAKLSLVSLSRLGGYLQMPPISNGGNPASETNSVDGAPPENPTIRKSLAAMLTPYISRKLGVGSSAEVLKLLNSNSENPYLIWNNGTRAELLEFLESQQEGNVKRGENDESFGAEFIFSEHSKELIVGEIFVRVYNEQPTFPLEYPKAFAATLLDYVGSQAQYLHTLLAMSQSNKVESQQHAERLRFAEMALEALRNVIKNNPGSETECIGHFKLLFSLLRVHGAGRVQQLVLEVVNTVTSNQECVSNIAESLVLSNLLLLLHSLPSSRQIVLETLHALTSNTKIVKEAMAKGALIYLLDLFCNCTHPQVRTQTAELFSKMTSDKLVGPKVRLALIRFLPGVFMDAMRDNAEAAVHIFEGTHENPELIWNDSSRETVSTTVREMMLEHFKQQKDNPDVNWKLPEDFTVAYGAGQGELEVGGVFLRIFIAQPGWVLRKPRDFLVSLLETLTELLEKNNPNGEALETVTTAAVCLFSTQTQLADQVPPLGHLPRILAALNHKNNAIPKSCIRLIHVLSDNELCVRSMSALEAIGPLMTGMKVRADMAGLACEALNRMFQKEQTELVAQALRVDLVPYLLKLLEGIGLETLDNPSATKAQIVKALKSMTRSLQYGEQVNEILAKSSVWSAFKDQKHDLFISESQTAGYLTGPGVAGYLTAAGSGTTVLPSGPPPVDSDHGDQG
- the LOC133470065 gene encoding dnaJ homolog subfamily C member 13-like isoform X4, with translation MNVLKDNKDLACYYTTKHSWRGKYKRVFSVGTHGITTYNPTTLEVTNQWPYGDICGIGPVGKGQGTEFSLTFRKGTGKKSETLKFSTEHRTELLTEALRFRTEFSEGKITGRRYNCYKHHWSDTRKPVSLEVTPGGIDQIDPHTNRVLCSYDYRNMEGFVEISDYQGGFCILYGGFSRLHLFASEHRDDIIRSAIEHAGNFIGIMLRLRKEALTFESFVTDRLGKYSSDESITSLAEFVVQKITRRHSEPVKRILALTETCLVERDPASYNIVTIKPFGEVFALICDVDNPQVFTVEFIRGQIRKFSSTERDSLLASLLDGVRASGNRDVCVKMAPTRRGQRWGLLSMPVDEEVESLHLKFLAAPPNGNFADAVFRFNANISYSGVLHAVTQDGLFSENKEKLINNAILALLSQEAELPVLNAELESHFQAIRRLVASKAGFQAFTQLPKFREKLGVKTVKALKRNNNSVTHAAIDMLCALMCPMHDDYDLRQEQLNKASLLSSKKFLENLLEKFITNVDHGTGALVISSLLDFLTFALCAPYSETTEGQQFDMLLEMVASNGRALFKLFQHPSMAIVKGAGLVMKAIIEEGDKEIATKMQDLALSEGALPRHLHTSLFTISADQRMLTNRQLSRHLVGLWTAENPVAMNLLKRILPTGLLAYMDSPEPVPEKDVDRMHVRDNLKIATDLLNRNKVAEWQRIAGKAAKEVEKFAKEKADLVLMHWRDKMGIAQKEQDRNNLNPNQKPVILRKRRQRIKIEANWELFYYRFQLDHARSNLIWNLKTREELRDALEGEMRAFNVDRELGNTTVISWNHQEFEVKYECLSDEIKIGDYYLRLLLEEDENEESSAIKRSYEFFNELYHRFLLTPKVTMKCLCLQALAIVYSKCFEEIGPFTDTKFIVGMLDRCTDKLERDRLILFLNKLILNRKNVRDIMDSNGVRILVDLLTLAHLHTSRATVPLQSNVLEAAPDMKRESEKEWYFGNADKERRGPFSFEEMQEFWTTGVLSAKTRCWAQGMDGWRPLQAIPQLKWCLLATGQAVMNESDLATLILNMLITMCSYYPSRDQDNAIIRPLPKIKRMITDNACLPHIVQLLLTFDPILVEKVANVLHLVMQDNPNLQRLYLTGVFFFVMMYTGSNVLPVARFLKYTHLKQAFKSEESKGQDIVQRSVLGPVLPEAMVCYLENYEAERFSEIFLGEFDTPEAIWSCEMRRMMIEKIAAHIADFSPRLQSNTRALYQYCPIPVISFPQLDNELFCNIYYLRHLCDTVNFPNWPIRDAVKLLKDTLEAWKREVEKKPPTMSIDDAYEVLNLPKGQGMHEESKIRKAYFRLAQKYHPDKNPDGRDMFEKVNKAYEFLCTKSARVLDGPDPENIILILKTQSILFNQHKNELEPYKYAGYPMLIKTITMETQDDLLFSKTSPLLPAAAELAFYTVNCSALNAEELRRENGIEVLLEALSRCVSVLTASSKADDMAVQVCGHVCKCYSVAAQFEECREKMIELPYIIRDLCHILYYGKGLPKTAALAVQCVSSFAVDFFLQTQLYHAGILWHLLVHLFNYDYTLEESGVQTSQDSNQQEVANHLAKLSLVSLSRLGGYLQMPPISNGGNPASETNSVDGAPPENPTIRKSLAAMLTPYISRKLGVGSSAEVLKLLNSNSENPYLIWNNGTRAELLEFLESQQEGNVKRGENDESFGAEFIFSEHSKELIVGEIFVRVYNEQPTFPLEYPKAFAATLLDYVGSQAQYLHTLLAMSQSNKVESQQHAERLRFAEMALEALRNVIKNNPGSETECIGHFKLLFSLLRVHGAGRVQQLVLEVVNTVTSNQECVSNIAESLVLSNLLLLLHSLPSSRQIVLETLHALTSNTKIVKEAMAKGALIYLLDLFCNCTHPQVRTQTAELFSKMTSDKLVGPKVRLALIRFLPGVFMDAMRDNAEAAVHIFEGTHENPELIWNDSSRETVSTTVREMMLEHFKQQKDNPDVNWKLPEDFTVAYGAGQGELEVGGVFLRIFIAQPGWVLRKPRDFLVSLLETLTELLEKNNPNGEALETVTTAAVCLFSTQTQLADQVPPLGHLPRILAALNHKNNAIPKSCIRLIHVLSDNELCVRSMSALEAIGPLMTGMKVRADMAGLACEALNRMFQKEQTELVAQALRVDLVPYLLKLLEGIGLETLDNPSATKAQIVKALKSMTRSLQYGEQVNEILAKSSVWSAFKDQKHDLFISESQTAGYLTGPGVAGYLTAAGSGTTVLPSGPPPVDSDHGDQG